The sequence GGAGTGCAGCTCAGGAAAAATTCTCGAAAAGATCCGGGGTCCGGATTGCGGGAAGACACGCTGACGAAATTAACTGGGCTTCACAATGCAATGCCCATCGCTGTACAAATGAAAAAGCATTGATCCCAATCAGCCGGATCCGGAGCATCACCCCACGTCAACAAGGGGTCGCTCCACGAAAGGACCGATATCCGTGGCGCAGCGCGTAGTAGTAACGCTCTCCGATGACATCGACGGAGGAGAAGCCGCAGAGACGGTCGCCTTCGGATTGGACGGGAAGTCGTACGAGATCGACCTCAATCCAGCCAATGCGAAGAAACTGCGCGGCGCTCTCGCCCCGTTCGTGGAGGCCGGCCGCAAGCGGGCCAAGTCCGGCAAGACCTACCACCGGACCGCGGTGAACCCCGACCCCGCGGCCGTCCGCGCCTGGGCCCG is a genomic window of Streptomyces sp. Edi2 containing:
- a CDS encoding Lsr2 family protein; translation: MAQRVVVTLSDDIDGGEAAETVAFGLDGKSYEIDLNPANAKKLRGALAPFVEAGRKRAKSGKTYHRTAVNPDPAAVRAWARSHQMDVPPRGRIPKKVYEAFNAANR